Part of the Spirochaeta isovalerica genome, TCGGCGGAGTCGAGCCTCAGTCCGAAACAGTGTGGCACCAGGCAGACCGATACGAAGTTCCCAGAATCGCTTATATAAATAAAATGGACAGAACCGGAGCCGACTTCTTTGAAGTGATCAAGGAAATTCGGGAAAAACTGGGAGCCGTTCCGGTTCCTCTGGCACTTCCGATCGGAAAAGAGAACGACTATGAAGGAAACATAGATCTTCTTTTAATGAAAGAGATCAGATGGAATCCCGACAATCAGGGAGAAACCTTCACTATCAGTGATATTGCACCGGAAAGACAGGAGCTTGCCGATGAATGGCGGGAATCCATGATCGATGCCCTGTCGGCTTATTCCGATGAGATGACCGAATTGTTTCTCGAAGGGGAAGATGTTCCTCTGGAGCTGATTCAGAAAGTCATCAGGCAGGAGACGATAAACCGCTCCATCGTGCCGATATTTACCGGTTCATCACTCAAGAACAAAGGCGTTCAGCCTGTGCTCGATGCGGTCATCAATTTTCTGCCGGCTCCCGACGATCTTCCTCCCGTACGCTGTCATCACAGCAAAAAAGATGAGGATATGCTTCTGGAAAGGGATGAGAACGGACCCCTTGCCGGTCTGATTTTTAAAATTCAGCAGGACAAGGAAGCCGGCCCTCTCTGTTTCGTCCGCGTTTATTCGGGCGAGTTGAAATCAGGGACGGCTGTAATGAATATCGATAAAAAGAAGCGGGAAAGGGTCAACAGACTTCTTAGAATGCATTCGAACCATCACGAACAGATCAGTTCCGTTCACGCAGGCGACATTGCCGTTGTCATCGGGATGAAAAATGCCCAGACAGGCGATACCATCGGCTCTGAAGGCTATCCCATCATTCTCGAAAAGATGAACTTTCCCGATCCGGTTATTTCCGTCGCCATAGAGCCGAAAACCATCAGCGATCAGGACAAACTGAAGTCCGCTCTCGAATATCTGAAAATGGAAGATCCCACTTTTACGGCCAAAGAAAACGAAGAGACGGGTCAGCTGATTATTTCCGGAATGGGGGAACTTCACCTGGACGTACTGGTTACGCGCATCAAAGACGAATACAAAGTCGCGGCCAATATCGGTAATCCCCAGGTATCCTACAGAGAATCGATTACCCAGGCTGTGACTCACACAGAACTGTTCAGCAAGGTTCTGGGCGGTAAAGAGCATACGGCCGAAATCACTCTCAAAATCGAACCTCTTGAGAGAGGAAGCGGCAACAGATTCACAAGCGAGGTTAAAAAGACCGTTCTACCGGTTGATTTCCAGGAAGCGGTCGAAAGAGGAATCCGCTCCTCCATGACGTCGGGAACTCTTATGGGATATGAGACAATCGATATCGGAGTGACACTGACGGCTGCCGGGTTCAACGAGCTGACAGCCAGCGAACTGGCTTATCAGTCGGCAGCGTCCCTCGGATTCGACAACGCGCTGCGCAAAGCCGCTCCCGTTCTTCTGGAACCGGTTATGAATGTGGATATCATGTGTCCCGCCGAATATGTGGGAGATGTCATCAGTTCACTGACTCAGCGCGGCGGACTGGTGAGCAGCATCGAATCCCGTCCGGCTTTTGAACTGGTGATCGCCCAGGCTCCCCTGGTAAAAATGTTCGGCTACACGACGACTTTGCGGAGCCAGACGCAGGGCCGGGGAACCTTTGCCATGGAGTTCTCCCACTTCGCGGCAAAAGAAGGCTGATCCCTTTCCCGCCTTATCGATCGGGCCCTGTCTTTATGACAGGTCCTGATCGCGAAGGAAATATACATTTTTTTTCTGATAACTGCCCTCCCGACAGTTCGTTTCAGCTAACTCCTTTACCAGCCATAAATAAAACAAAAGTTGCGGATAATACAATATTGTTCAATCCACTGTCAACTGTCTGAGCATTTTTTTTTGTTTGACCTATAAATAATAGGGGTCTAACATTGTTTAAAGATTACCAAATCATTTTTTGAGGGAGGACTACAGGATGGGACAAACCACCAAAGACATCCGAAACATTGCGATCTGCGGCCATGGAGAAACGGGAAAGACGACTTTCTTTGAACAGATTCTCTATAACACCGGTGCTATTAGCAAAGCAGAATCGGTGGATTCGGGCCGCACAGTCAGCGATTTTACAGATGAAGAGATCGAAAGAAAAATTTCAATCCATTCCGCGCTTGCCAGTGTCGAATGGAAGGATACAAAGATCAATTTTTTTGACACGCCGGGATCTTCTGACTTTGTAGGGGAAGTCGTCTCCTCCTTCCGCGTATCAGAAGCCGCCGTTGTACTTATTGGAGCCCGTTCGGGGATCCAGATTGAAACAGTAAAACTGAGAAGAAGACTCGATGACAGAGATATGCCCCGTATCGTTTTCGTCAATAAGATGGAAAAAGAAAGGGCGGATTTTTATAATGTCGTAAAAGAAATTGAAGATATCGGTAGAACCGCTATTCCTATAACAATACCTATGGGACAGGGAGAGGACTTCAAAGGAGTTATTAATCTCCTGACAATGAAAGCCTATCTGAAGCCCGGTGTGGGCAATAAAGAGGAAGAGGCTGTAGAGATACCTGAAGAATATAAAGAAATAGCCGACGAATACCACCTGAAAATGATCGAAATGGCCGCTGAGGGTGATGATGAGCTGACTGAAAGATATTTTGATGAAGGAACTCTTTCTCTCGAAGATGCCATTAAAGGGTTGAGAGAAGGTCTTTTTGATAACAGATTCACGCCTATGTTCTGCGGAAGCGCCGTGGAAAGTTCGGGAATCCGTCCGCTCCTCAACTTTATCGTTAACGATGCTCCGGCACCGGGCCGGGTCGAAGAACCCTGCGTTACCGGAGAAAAAGCGGTAATGATCGATGAAAAAGCCGAATTCTCAGGTATGATTTTCAAGACATCCATTGATAAGTTTTCGGGAAAAATGTCTTTTGTGAAAGTCATAACCGGATGCCTGAATCAGAATATGGAAATCTTCCATGTCAGGGAAGATAAAAAAGACAGAGTCGGAAAACTCTTTATTGCAAAAGGTAAAGAGCTGAAGGAAGTTCAGGAAATCTGCGCAGGAGATATCGGAATCATTACGAAAAAAGATGCATTCCAGACAAATGATACGCTTTGCATGTCTGATAATATAATCCACTTTCAGCCCTTGATGCTCCCCAATCCTGTGCATCATCTGGCGATAACAGCGGAAAACCAGAAAGACGAAGACAAACTGTCTCAGGTTCTCCACAAAGTAGCGGAAGAAGATCTGACATTTAAAATCGTTTACAACGAAGAAACGAAAGAAACAGTTATTTCCGGAATGGGTGAACAGCACATAACCATCATTCTCGATAAAGTACTGAAAAACTACAAGATCAACGTGAACAGAAAAGTACCGAGAGTCCCCTACCGCGAGACAATAACCAAATCGGCTGAAGCTGAGTATACCCACAAGAAGCAGTCCGGCGGTCATGGTCAGTACGGAAGGGTCTGTATCAAAGTAAGACCTCTTGAAAGAGGAGAATATTTTGTTATGGAGAATGAAATAAAGGGAGGCGCTATCAGCAAAGGTTACCTGCCCGGCATTGAAAAGGGACTTCTCGAAGCTATGGAAGAGGGTTTTCTTGCGGGCTACCCCATGGTAGACGTAGGCGTCACAGTTTTCGATGGTAAAGAGCACGATGTCGACTCTTCTGAAATGGCTTTTAAAATCGCCGGAAAAAACGCATTGAAAACCGCATTTGACAAATGCAAGCCCACACTTCTCGAACCCATTATGAATCTGACAGTCTTTGTCAACGATCAGTATATGGGAGACGTGCTTTCCGACCTTTCAACCAAAAGAGGTAGAGTCACAGATCAGGAAAGCATCGGTGGAAGCATTACGGCTATTAAAGCGCAGGTTCCCCAGGGTGAACTGATGAGATATTCAATCGATCTTCGCTCGATCACATCGGGAACAGGAGCTTTTGAAGTGGAATTCAGTCATTATGATCCCGTATCCGGGAAAATTGCGCAGGATATAATCAACGCGTCTAAAGTCGAAGATTAGATTATTCACTATGTATAAAAAAAGCCCGGTTGAAGCCGGGCTTTTTTATTCTCATCGAACCTGTTTAATGGGGATTGACGCTCGAAGAGACATTATCTCTCGGAAAGTTTAATGTATTGTTTACTGGATGTAACGTTCTTGTAGGCAGGTCTGATGATTCGTCCGCCGCTGACGATTTCTTCGATGCGGTGAGCACACCATCCGGCAATCCTCGATACAGCAAAAATCGGCGTATAGAGTTCTGTGGGAATATCCAGCATGGAATAGACAAAGCCGGAATAGAAGTCGACGTTAGCGCATATTTTTTTACCATTCTTTTTGTATTTATCGAAAATATCCTGACTGAGCCTTTCCACCATACAGTACAGATCGAACTCTTTGCTCCTTCCCGCTTCTTTCGAAAGAAGCTCGGCTCTGTTTTTCAACAGAACGGCTCTGGGATCGGATAAAGTGTATACGGCGTGTCCCATACCATAGATCAAACCTTTTTTATCATACTTTTCTTTTCTCAAAGTGGCTTCCAGATAGGCAATGACTTCCGATTCATCGCTCCAGTCGTTCACCTGCTCCATCAGATCTTCCATCATCCCGCGAACCCGGATAGCGGCCCCGCCATGAAGCGGTCCTTTCAGGGATCCGACTGCAGCGGCAATGGCCGAATATGTATCCGTTCCCGAAGAGGAGACGACATGGGTAGAAAAAGCCGAGTTGTTACCTCCTCCATGTTCAGCATGGAGGACAAGAGCCAGATCCAGCACTTCAGCTTCAAGGGGGGTGAATTTCTTATCGGGCCTTATCATGAGAAGAAAATTTTCAGCTGTACTGAGATTCGAAATGGGTGTGTGAATATAGAGGCTTTTCCCGTTGAAATAGTGCTCCATGGCCTGAAAAGCATAAGCGACGATAGTGGGAAACTGGGAAATAAGCTCCATACTCTGTCTTAAGACATTGGGTATGGAATTGTCTTCAGCTTTTTCATCAAAACTGTAAAGAGCCAGAATGCTTCTTGCCAGCTTGTTCATGATATTGCTGCTGGGAGCCTTCAGAATCATATCTTCGGCAAAAGTGTCGGGCAACTGCCTTCTCGCCCCCAGATCGATATTGAAGTCTTCCAGATCCTGGGGCTTGGGAATATTTCCGAAAAGCAGGAGAAAAGCTGTTTCTTCGTATCCATGGCGTCCGCAAATCTGGAATCCCTTTACCAGATCCTCGACATTGTAGCCTCGATACCGCAGACGCCCGGGAACGGGAATCTTATCACCTTCTTCCATGATATAACCGTGAACATCGCCGATTTCCGTCAGTCCGACCAGAACACCGGTTCCGTCGCTGTTTCTCAGGCCGCGCTTGACATTGTATTTCTGATAAAGATCCAGAGGGATCTTGCTGTTATTATCAATCAGACTCAGGTATTCAGTCATATGCTTGATATCAAGTCGGCTTTTCATGGAATGCTCCTGTATTCAGTTATATTTTTTCGAAGAAAACCTCCCTTATGAGATGGTCTTTCTTCAAACCTTTTCTTTCGAATTTAGTCTGGGACCGCCATTCCTGAGGTTCAGCCCAGCCCTCATATTTGTTTTTCAGGCTCTTTTCCCCTGAAAAAACATCGAGGATCTGCTCAGCGTAATCCTCCCAATCGGAAACAGCGTAGAGGTATCCTCCCCTCTTGAGCTTCGCGGCGAGAAGCGACGTGAGCTCAGGCTGAATCAAGCGCCTTTTATTGTGTTTCTTCTTGTGCCATGGATCGGGAAAAAACACATGTATCCCGCTGAGACTGCCGTCGGGGATCATATTTCTGAGAACTTCAACGGCATCATGCTCTATGGCTTTAAGGTTTTTCAGACCTTTTTTCTCTATTTCCGCCAGGAGTTTTCCAACACCCGGTTTATGGACCTCTATTCCGATGTACCCTTTTTGAGGGTTCTCTTCCGCAATGGCATGGGTTACATCTCCCATCCCGAATCCTATCTCAAGAAAAAAATCGTCTAAGTCGGGGAAGATCCTTTTAAAGTCTATCGGTTTTTCGTCGTAAGGAATGCAGTGAACATCCTTCAACTTATCATATGCGGCTTTCTGACCGGTGCTCATCCGGCCTGCGCGAAGCACGTAACTCTTTATTACACGTTTTTCACTCATTTTGCCAATTTTATTTAAATAACCGATAATTTGCAATATTATAAGATAAAAGAGAAAAAAGGAACTACTTTTTTGATATATTTGAAATTGTTTTCAACATTTTCCGTTAGTTTATATATCTATAAGTAGATATTTACTAAAACATGAGAAGATTATTACCATTTTTTGCACTATTTCTGCCAGCCTTACTGTGGAGTCATGATTTTACCGGTTGGAATAGAATATCAACAGAGCACTATACCTTTATCTTTGAAGAATTTGATGAGGAAACAGCCTCCGAACTGGCCGGTTACAGCGAAGAGATATACACTCTGGTAACTGAATTCTTCGATTACCGCCCCGGCCATATTTCCATTTACCTCAACAGCCGTGTCGATCTGCCCAATGGCAATTTTTATCCCCTTCCCGGCTCTATCGTCCTCTATCCCGCTTATCCTCTCAACTGCGAAAATACAACCGGGAGTTCATCGTGGCTCTATGAATTGCTGCTCCATGAGATGGTTCATTATGTTCAGCTTGAGAAACCGGTAGGGATGTTCGGCGGTCTCAGCCGGGTCTTCGGAAAAGATCTGGCGTCAGCGAACGGAGCTTTTCTGCCTGCCTGGATGGTTGAAGGCATAGCCGTTTATCTGGAAAGCCGCTACACGGGAGGAGGAAGAGGAAACAATCTCTACTTTCAGGCTTATACAAAAGCTGCAGCATGGGAAGATAAATATTTCACTCTTGAGCAGCTCGCCTATTCTTCTGATTTCCCGCCGTACAACAGGATATATTCTGGAGGATACATTCTGACCAGGTACATGATAGAGACCTTCGGGGATGATATCATATCCCGGATATACAACCGTTATGCCCGCTTTCCCCTTTTCGGACCCTTTTATGCGGTAAAAAAAGAGACAGGTAAAAGCTTGACAGCGATATTCGAAGATATGAAAGCCTCCGAAAAAGAGAAATACAATTCTACCTTTATGGAAGCTTCCGCATTCCTTTCATGGCCAATCGGGAAGTCAGGGGACTCAGTGGGGGATTATATACACCCCCTGGCTATCAACAGGGGAACCGTCGCCTACAGAAGAGAACAGAGCTCTCCTACGGCTATCATTTTCTTGGACGAAAATGGCAGAGAGGAAGTTCTTGTTGAAACACCCCTTATAGAGGGAAGTTCTTTTTCTACTGACAATGAGGGTCGGAGCCTTGTTTTCGCTTCTCCGGAATATGAGCTGTATCACAGTTACGGCTATTCTCTCATTTCCGATCTCTATCTTTTTGAAAACGGCAAAATCGACCGGCTTACTGAAAATGAATCTCTTTTTCAACCCGCTCTATCGGCAAGCGGTGATAAAATCATTGCCGTTCAGAGAAATGGATCCTATTCAAGGCTTGTTTCGGTCGACAGGATTTCCGGCCATGTTAAAGTCCTGTTTGAAAAAGAACGGACGAATATAATGAACCCTCAGTTCTCACAGAAGGGAGAAGAGCTGGTTTTCACTCTCAACGAAAAGGGTTATCAGGATATCTGGATTCTCGATCTTTCAGATCCGGCTTCAGCCCGTCCTCTTCTGGGGCAGGACAGGTATATGGAGTATCATCCCCGTTTTACCGATGAAGGCAAAATAACATTCATTTCCGACAGAAGCGGCGAGCTTGCGCTCTATCTTTACGACAGGGTAAACAAATCGATACACCTGATATTCAAAGATCCCGTGGGTGTAGCGGATGCCTATGTGAAAAATGGAACGGTTTTTTATCAGACATACAGAACCAATGGATACACACTTATGAAAGGTGTCCCCGTATTCGGAGATAATCTCCTGGAGGAGTTTGATGCCGGGAAGGAAATCCTCTTCTCCGAAAGTCCTGCAGCCGTCATTGCGGAAAAATCTAAACACCTCGATCTGGCTCTTCCCTATCTCTGGCTTCCCCGGCCTTTTGTTGAAAACAGCCGGTCGGAAGGAATGATCTGGGGCGCAGGAGCAGCGGTATTTGCCGGTTCGGTGAGCCAATCAACAGAATGGTTGTTAAACCTCGGCTTCCTGCCCGGACCGAAACAGCTGACAGGGTCTCTGGATTACAACAGAAAAATGGGAAGAGCCACACTGAACTACAGGATTGCCCAGGATTATAAAGAATATATTTCCAGTGATGAATCTATCTGGAACCAGAAAACCGAGCAAACCCTCCTGATATCCTATCCTTTTTTTGAAACCGGATTTGCCGGAAGAAGACAGGTTATGAGTCATTATGTTTATACAAAACACCTGTTTTCCGCATCAGATGCTGCCCCCTTTTCCTTTATTGATGGATTCGCTCTCAATGGTGAGAATTTTCTCTATGGCGGAACGGGGATCAGTTATGATGTATTCAGAATCAATAACGCCCGTTCGGCTCTCTTCGGAGGTACGGGTTTGCACAATCAATTGGATTTTTCCGTCCTGCTTCCGGTTTTCTCAGCCGGCCGGACTTCCCTGCTGATCAGTGAATCGGGAAACATGTCTCTCAGTTTATCGCAAAGGGGAACAAGATGGAAAACGGCCTGGAAAGCGGCCTGGCATAATGGCGGCTATTCATCAGCAGCCGTTCAATCGCGGGGGTGGACCGCCGGTTACACACCATCGGATATTTCCCTCTATTACTCCACCTCACTCCAGGTTCCCCTTGCCCTACTCGACTGGGGACTCCCTCTGGGTTTCAATATCCGGAATCTGGCCTTCGCCGTGAATCTGGAAGGTATCAGCAATTTTCTTCTGGAAGGTCCGGAAGGTCATGAGTTTTACGGCAGCGTCGAATTAATCGGAACCTACGGATACAATTACGGTTCCATACCCTTCGGAGCCGGTATCAGTTTCCGTTTTTTTAATAACGGTTTTTCATTCGATCCCGCCGCCGACCTGGCTCTGTATATCTTCTTTTCCTTCAACAGCCCCTGACCGGAGAATCCCTCGATCAGAGCAGCGCCGATAATTTTTCTCTCAGGAACTCAGATTTCTCCTTGAGACCGATCTTTCCCGTTTCAATCAGAATTCCCGCCTGGCTGTTCGGGTTGAATTTTATCAGACCGCCGCTTTTGCTTGTCAGCCGCATGACTTTGTCGATGGACAGCCGGGCGATTTTGCCGAACTCGACGGCGACGACTCCGTTTCTTTCTTTCATGGAAGAAATCCACAACTTGCCGCAGATAATTCTGATCTCAGCCAGAGAGAGAAGGCTTTGAACTTCATCGGGGAGAGGTCCGAAACGGTCGTGAAGCTCACCGTGCACCCGGTCGAGATCGTCATCGGAGAGAACAGAAGCTATTTTTTTATAGACTTCCATTTTTTCCGTAGGATCATCAATATAGGTATCGGGGATGAATCCCGTGTAGTCCAGTTCAAGGTAGACTTCCGGCGCTTCCTCTTTTTTATCATCTTCCGTACGGAGAGCGACAGCCTCTTCCAGGAGTCTCAGATACATATCGAAGCCGACGGAGACGATCTCTCCCGACTGTTCCCGCCCCAGAAGGTTACCGGCGCCGCGCACTTCCATATCTTTCATGGCTATCTTGAATCCCGACCCCAGTTCCGTAAAGTCGGAAATGGCCTGCAGGCGCTTCATAGCCAGTTCGGATAAGGCTCTCTGTTCGGGATAGAACATGTAGGCGTAAGCCACTTTGCCGGAACGTCCCACCCTTCCGCGAAGCTGATAGAGCTGGGATATACCGTACATATCCGCCCGGTCGATGATAATGGTGTTAACGTTGGGAATATCGATACCGTTTTCGATTATGGTTGTCGCTACCAGAACCTGAAAAGCACCATGGACAAAGCGGTGCATGACATCTTCCAGTTCGCTGGCTGACATTTTACCGTGGGCCGTTTCAATAAAGACTTCCGGCACGAGCTCCTGGAGAAAAAGCTGAACGCTGTCCAGACTTTCCACGCGGTTATGGAGGAAGAAGACCTGTCCGCCCCGCTCCACTTCGCGCCGTATGGCACCGGCAATCGTGTCGGGATTGTACTCCTGTATGAAGGTCTCTATGGGCTGCCTGTTATAAGGAGGGGTTTTGAGAACCGACATATCGCGGATTTTCAACATGGACATATGGAGAGTTCTCGGAATCGGCGTGGCCGACATGGCCAGGCTGTCGATAGAAGCCTTCAGGTTCTTCAGTTTCTCTTTATCTTTGACGCCGAAACGCTGTTCTTCATCAATTATCATAAGTCCGAGATTCTTGAATTTGACATCTTTAGACAGGATCCGGTGCGTTCCGATGACAATATCGCATGTCCCCTCTTCCAATCCCTGCAGGACCTCTTTCTGATCCTTTTTGGCGACAAACCGCGATAGATGTCCGATCGTAATGGGGAATCGCTTGAATCTCTCGGAAAAATTTTCATAATGCTGTTCAGCCAGAATGGTCGTCGGACAGAGGAGCGCCACCTGCTTGCCGCCCATTATTGCTTTGAAAGCGGCCCTCATGGCGACCTCGGTCTTTCCGTACCCCACATCGCCGCAAAGGAGACGGTCCATCGGGTTGGGAGCTTCCATATCCTTTTTGACTTCATCGATACTGATCAGCTGATCCTCCGTTTCCTGATAGGGAAAGGAGGCTTCAAAAGCCACCTGAAAATCATTATCCACCGGGAAGGCGTATCCGAGGGTTTTCTGGCGCCTGGCGTAGAGCTTGACCAGCATATCAGCCAGATCCTCGACGGACTTCCGGACCTTGTTCTTTTTATTATCCCAGGATTTTCCGCCTATTTTATCGAGACGTGCGCCCCGTCCCTCGCTGCCGATATAGCGCTGAACCAGGTTGACCTGCTCAATGGGAACGAAGATGGAGTCCTCTCCGGCGTATTCAATGGAGATATAATCCCTTTCGTTCCCTGCGGCGGTTATCCTTTCGATCCCTTTAAAGCGCCCGATCCCGTAGTTGACATGAACGACCAGATCTCCGGGGTTCAGCTCTACAAAAGAGTCGATAACAGCGCTCTTGACCCTTTTTACTGATGAGGGGACCCTTTTCCGTCTCCCGAATATCTCATTTTCCTGGATAACGATGATTTTGCTGGCGGGAAGGGCAAAGCCGGCGGAAATGCTCTCGGGAACAATATCCAGCTCGAAACCGGTGAGCATGTATTTAATACGCTCCGCCTGGGATTCCGATTCGGCAAAGACATAACACTTGTAGCCCTCTTTCAAAAGAACTGTCAGCTCCTCTTTCAGGTAACTGATATTCCCGAAGAAAGAACGTCCGGGATCGCATTCCATCTCATAAAAAATCTCTTCGCTGCCCCTCTCTTTTTTCAGGGAGTGAAGATTGATCTGTTTGGCCTGGGTAAAAACATCTGGTTCTCCGAGAATAAACCGGGGAGCCGGAACGGCGTATTTATTTCTGAGAGCTTCGATATACAAATCGCCGTATTCCTTGACCAGGACTTCATAAGATGTATCGAGTCTCTCTTTCTGTACCAGAAACAAAGTGGATTTATCGGTAATATAATCGACCAGGGTTGCCGGTTTTTCAAAAGCCAGGGGAAAGTAGAGCTCTTCTCCCCTGATTTCCCTGCTGATCTTCAGCGTTTCGATGATGGGAGCGTATTCAATCCCCTCGAGCTTGTCGCTGGTAACCTCTTCAAGACGCTTTTCAAGGATATCGATTCTATCATCTGTCCATAGAACCTCTTTTACCGGGTATATGGTTATTTCGTTATTGAGAGATGTGCTGCTCTGGATCATGGGGTCGAAGAGTTTGATTTCCTCAATTTCATCGAAATCGAATACAATTCTCACAGCCTCATCCATGCCGGGCATATATATGTCCAGAACTTCTCCGCGAAGTGCGAACTCGCCGTGAACCGAAACACGGGGAACCCGGGAATAACCGAATTTCTGCAGAAGGCTTTCAAGCTTTACCGGATCGAACTCATCGCCTTTTTTCATGGACAATCTGTTCTCCCGGAGATATTCCGGGGGAGGAAGGAGAGAGAGCGCAGCCCGCTGGGAAGCCAGAACGATGTTTTTTTCCGTTCCGATTTCCATGAGCGCCTTGACCCGGGAACCGAAAACAGAAGCCTGGGCGGAAACCCCTTTATAGAGCATGGTTCCCCACCATGGGAACAGAATCGTTTTATCCGTATAGAGCTGAAGATCCGCCTGAAGTTCTTCCGCTTCCTTCTCTGTCGGCGCAATAACCAGCAGCGAATCTTTCGTATACTTGAACAGATCAGCCAGTACCGCCGCCAGATAGGCTCCTTTCGGTCCCGAAAGATTGAGAGGCTTCCCCGAAGATGTGCAATACTGCTGGATGAGATCCTGCCATTGTCTGTTATTTTTTAAGGAGCTTGAAATTTCATTTAAGAATAATGTAATCATTAATAAGTACCGAAGATTAAATAAGTATTACCATAACCGGCCGGAGAGAAAATGTTTTATAGGAACCTTATAGCCATACTATTCATATTTACAACATTTCACATTTATGCGGCAGATTACAACAAGGTTGACTTCAGCATACGCTATTTTGATAAGAAAATCTATTACCCTGGCGACAGTGTTCAGATCAAAGCTTCGATCATCAACAACTCGCCGGATAAGTTCAGTTTTAATCTGTCGGAGAATAAGATTTTCAATGTGAAACTCAATGTCAAAACCATGAGCAACCAATCCCTGAATCCGAGCGAGAACTATATCATAAACAGCAGCCGCAACAGCAATACTTTCTACCGTGAGATAACACTCGATCCCGGTGAAGAATTCAGCTTCATAGTCGATCTGGATGACTATACGGATATAGGCAGCCCGGGAATGTACATAATCGACGGAATGTTTACCACAGATTTGAATAATCCCGATAATTTCCTGTTGATTTCCAACAGGCTCCCCCTCTCTATCAGACCGGGAAGCTCGGAAAGGGAATTTACCGAATATCTCGATTACAGAACCGGGGAGATCCTGAGAGCCGAGCCGATTCCGCCGGACGAAGCGGTCCGCTATATGCTCGAAGCCAGACAGCAGAGCGTATGGCCGCGTTTCTTTCTCTATATTGATCTTCTCGAGCTGATGCTCAATGACAGTAACAAA contains:
- the fusA gene encoding elongation factor G codes for the protein MSQKNMRNIGIMAHIDAGKTTTTERILYYTGKSHRIGEVDNGNATMDWMEQEQNRGITIVSAATTCYWKDHQINIIDTPGHVDFTAEVERSLRVLDGAVAVFCAVGGVEPQSETVWHQADRYEVPRIAYINKMDRTGADFFEVIKEIREKLGAVPVPLALPIGKENDYEGNIDLLLMKEIRWNPDNQGETFTISDIAPERQELADEWRESMIDALSAYSDEMTELFLEGEDVPLELIQKVIRQETINRSIVPIFTGSSLKNKGVQPVLDAVINFLPAPDDLPPVRCHHSKKDEDMLLERDENGPLAGLIFKIQQDKEAGPLCFVRVYSGELKSGTAVMNIDKKKRERVNRLLRMHSNHHEQISSVHAGDIAVVIGMKNAQTGDTIGSEGYPIILEKMNFPDPVISVAIEPKTISDQDKLKSALEYLKMEDPTFTAKENEETGQLIISGMGELHLDVLVTRIKDEYKVAANIGNPQVSYRESITQAVTHTELFSKVLGGKEHTAEITLKIEPLERGSGNRFTSEVKKTVLPVDFQEAVERGIRSSMTSGTLMGYETIDIGVTLTAAGFNELTASELAYQSAASLGFDNALRKAAPVLLEPVMNVDIMCPAEYVGDVISSLTQRGGLVSSIESRPAFELVIAQAPLVKMFGYTTTLRSQTQGRGTFAMEFSHFAAKEG
- the fusA gene encoding elongation factor G, translating into MGQTTKDIRNIAICGHGETGKTTFFEQILYNTGAISKAESVDSGRTVSDFTDEEIERKISIHSALASVEWKDTKINFFDTPGSSDFVGEVVSSFRVSEAAVVLIGARSGIQIETVKLRRRLDDRDMPRIVFVNKMEKERADFYNVVKEIEDIGRTAIPITIPMGQGEDFKGVINLLTMKAYLKPGVGNKEEEAVEIPEEYKEIADEYHLKMIEMAAEGDDELTERYFDEGTLSLEDAIKGLREGLFDNRFTPMFCGSAVESSGIRPLLNFIVNDAPAPGRVEEPCVTGEKAVMIDEKAEFSGMIFKTSIDKFSGKMSFVKVITGCLNQNMEIFHVREDKKDRVGKLFIAKGKELKEVQEICAGDIGIITKKDAFQTNDTLCMSDNIIHFQPLMLPNPVHHLAITAENQKDEDKLSQVLHKVAEEDLTFKIVYNEETKETVISGMGEQHITIILDKVLKNYKINVNRKVPRVPYRETITKSAEAEYTHKKQSGGHGQYGRVCIKVRPLERGEYFVMENEIKGGAISKGYLPGIEKGLLEAMEEGFLAGYPMVDVGVTVFDGKEHDVDSSEMAFKIAGKNALKTAFDKCKPTLLEPIMNLTVFVNDQYMGDVLSDLSTKRGRVTDQESIGGSITAIKAQVPQGELMRYSIDLRSITSGTGAFEVEFSHYDPVSGKIAQDIINASKVED
- a CDS encoding citrate/2-methylcitrate synthase, producing MKSRLDIKHMTEYLSLIDNNSKIPLDLYQKYNVKRGLRNSDGTGVLVGLTEIGDVHGYIMEEGDKIPVPGRLRYRGYNVEDLVKGFQICGRHGYEETAFLLLFGNIPKPQDLEDFNIDLGARRQLPDTFAEDMILKAPSSNIMNKLARSILALYSFDEKAEDNSIPNVLRQSMELISQFPTIVAYAFQAMEHYFNGKSLYIHTPISNLSTAENFLLMIRPDKKFTPLEAEVLDLALVLHAEHGGGNNSAFSTHVVSSSGTDTYSAIAAAVGSLKGPLHGGAAIRVRGMMEDLMEQVNDWSDESEVIAYLEATLRKEKYDKKGLIYGMGHAVYTLSDPRAVLLKNRAELLSKEAGRSKEFDLYCMVERLSQDIFDKYKKNGKKICANVDFYSGFVYSMLDIPTELYTPIFAVSRIAGWCAHRIEEIVSGGRIIRPAYKNVTSSKQYIKLSER
- the trmB gene encoding tRNA (guanosine(46)-N7)-methyltransferase TrmB translates to MSEKRVIKSYVLRAGRMSTGQKAAYDKLKDVHCIPYDEKPIDFKRIFPDLDDFFLEIGFGMGDVTHAIAEENPQKGYIGIEVHKPGVGKLLAEIEKKGLKNLKAIEHDAVEVLRNMIPDGSLSGIHVFFPDPWHKKKHNKRRLIQPELTSLLAAKLKRGGYLYAVSDWEDYAEQILDVFSGEKSLKNKYEGWAEPQEWRSQTKFERKGLKKDHLIREVFFEKI